The window CCGAGCCCGAGTATATCTCGCACGTCTCCGAGACGGACCTCCAGTCCCAGCGCAGCGTCGAGAACGACCTCGAGATCCGTCACGGCCTGCCGGGCAACGACCACTACGCGACGGTCGACGAGACGGGCGACCTGCTCGCCGTCGGCCGGGAAGCCTGGGCGACCGGCGGCGAGGAGCCCGACGGGCCGGGCGGGATCGACCTCTACGACGTCTCTAACTCCGAAGATCCCGTCAGCCGGGGGTCGATCGAGCCCCTCGCGGCGGCCGACGAGAGCTACGACGCCGGCCTGTGGACGACCGCTCACAACTTCGAACTCCGGAACGACCGGCTCTACGCGGCCTGGTACCGCGGCGGCGTGACGATCCACGACGTCAGCGACCCCGACGACCCCGAGCGCCTCGCCGCGTGGCGCGATCCCCACGTCGCCGGGTTCTGGACCGCACGCGTCCTCGAGCCCGGCGAGACCTTCGTCGCGAGCAGCACGCAGGCGATCCCCAACGCGCCGACCGAGGGCGCGCTCTATACGTTCCCGATCGAAACCGGCGAGCAGGCGGACCCGCCATCGCTGACCGATCCCGACGCGTTCGACCTCGATGGCGTCGACAGGGACGACGACGGGAACGAGTCGGCGGCGGACGCTGACGACGGAGACGACGGGGCGGAGGGGAACGCGGACGACTCGATCCCCGGATTCACCGGCACAGCAGCCGGATTTGGCCTCGTAAGCGTCGCCGGCGGCGCGGCCGCCCTCGAGTGGGTACGACGCCGGCGACGGTGACGGGCTCCCGGGCAGAGGGAAGGAGCCGAACAATGCTCCCGGGCAGAGGGAAGGGGCCGAACAATGATATGAGACGCCAACCCAGAGAGAGTAACGACCGAACGCAATGACAGGGTACGATCACGCGCAGGTGCAGGAGTTCTGGCAGTACGTCTGGGAACGGGAGGACGTGTACGAACTCGGGGACGACGCGACGGATCCGACCTACGTCCTCGGAATGTTCCCCTACACGTCGGGGACACTCCACATGGGCCACGTCCGCAACTACGCGATCGCGGACGCGTACGCTCGCTATCGGCGGATGTGCGGCGACGACGTCCTCCATCCGATGGGGTGGGACGCGTTCGGCCTCCCCGCCGAGAACGCCGCCTACGAGCGGGCAAGCGACCCCGAATCCTGGACGCAGGCCTGCATCCGACGGATGCGCGAGGAACTCGAGACGCTGGGGTTCGGCTACGACTGGTCTCGGGAGATCACGACCTGCGAGCCGTCGTACTACCGGTGGAACCAGTGGCTGTTCAAGCGCTTCCACGAGGCGGGGCTGGTCGAGTACGACGCCGCGACGGTCGACTGGTGTCCGGACTGCGAGACGGTGCTGGCCGACGCCCAGGTCGTCGAACGCGATGGAGAAGGCGGGTCCAGCGACCGCGTCTGCTGGCGCTGCGAGACGCCCGTCGGCCGGCGGGACCTCGACCAGTGGTTCTTCACCATCACCGACTACGCCGACGAACTGGACGCGGGGCTGGACGACCTCGAGGGGTGGCCCGACGGCGTCCGGGAGATCCAGCGCAACTGGATCGGCCGCCGCGAGGGGGCCAGGATCTCCTTCGAGGTCGACCTCGCTCTCGGCGGGACGACGGCGGTCGACGTCTTCAGCGCCCGGCCCGAGACGATCCACGGCGCGACCTACCTCGCGGTTTCGCCGGGTCACGACCTGGCGCGAGCCCTCGCGGAGGAGGACGAGGACGTACAGGCGTACGTCGACGAGGTCCGCGACCGCGGGCCGGACGAGGTCGGCTACTCCGGCATCGTGACCGACGCGAGCGCGATCAATCCCGTGACTGGTGAGTCCCTGCCCGTCTACGTCGCGGGCTACGTCCTCGAGGACGTCGGCACGGGCGCAGTGATGGGCGTGCCGGGCCACAACGAGCGCGACTACGCGTTCGCCCGCGAGCACGACCTGCCGATCAAGCGGGTGATCGAACCGGCCGACGACGGGGGCGACGGAGGCAACGCGGACGACGCGGACGACGCGGACGGCGAACCCCCCTACACCGGCCACGGTACCCTGACTGAGAGCGGCGACTACACCGGTATCGGGACCGAAACCGCCCGCGAGCGACTGCTCGAGGACTACGACGCCCTCGAGGAAGACGTCACCTACCGGCTGCGGGACTGGCTGATCTCCCGGCAGCGGTACTGGGGAACCCCGATCCCGGTCGTCCACTGCGACGACTGCGGGCCCGTCCTCGTGCCCGACGAGGACCTGCCGGTCGAACTCCCCGAGTTCGTCCGGACCACGGGCAACCCGCTCGAGGAACACGCCTCCTTCCGCGAGACGGAGTGTCCGGAGTGTGGCGGGCCCGCGCGCCGGGAGACCGACACGATGGACACCTTCGTCGACTCCTCGTGGTACTTCCTGCGATTCCTCTCGCCCGACCTCGAGGACGCTCCGTTCGACTCGGATCGGGCCGAGGAGTGGCTCCCGGTCGACGTCTACGTCGGCGGTGACGAACACGCCACGCTACACTTGCTGTACGCCCGGTTCTTCGCGAAGGCACTGACCGACATCGGGCTGTTGGACTGTCGCGAACCGTTCCGGGAACTCGAGAGTCAGGGGACGGTGCTGTACGAGGGCGAGAAGATGTCCAGTTCGAAGGGCAACGCCGTCGCTCCCGAGGAGTACGGCGCGGAGACGACGCGGCTGTTCGTCCTCTCGGCGGCCCACCCCGAACAGGACTTCGAGTGGACCGCGAACGACGTCCGCGGGGCCTACGACCTCCAGCAAACCCTCTACGGGATGGTCACCGCGTTCGTCGAGGGCGAGTCCGGGCGGAGCGAGCGGCTCCCGCGGGACGAGTACGTCGACCGGGAGATCGACCGGACGATCGCGGCGACGACCGAGGAGTACGAGCGGTTCCGGTTCCACCGGGCGGCGACCGAGATTCGGGAACTCGCGGGGCTGTTGCGCCGCTACCGGGGGTTCGGTCCTCCCCACGAGGAGGTCAACCGGCGTGGCCTGCTGACGCTTTCCGCGCTGATCGCCCCGATGGCCCCTCACCTCGGCGAGGAACTGTGGAACAAGCTCCGGGGCGACGGGCTGGTGGCCGAGGCCGACTGGCCGGACGCCGGCGAGTTCGCGGACGACACAGAAAGCGCACACGCGCCCGACTACCGCCGCGAGCGCCGCCTCGTGGAGACCACCCTCGAGGACGTCAGGGACATCGTCGACGTCGCCGCGATCGACGACCCCGAGCGGATCGACCTGATCGTCGCCGACGAGTGGAAGTACCGGACGATGGAGTTCCTCCGAGAAGGCGACGCGAACGCGGACAGCGACCGCCCCGGCGATGACCCGCAGTCGGCGGTCGAACGCGTCGCCGACGCCCTCGAGAACGATCCCGAACTCGACACGCCGACTCGCGAAGCTATCGCCCGATTCCTCGAGCGAAGCGACGCGGCGGACGCTCGAGGCGGGTCCTCGTCGGGATCCGACTCCGGGGCGGCCGCTCTCGGCCCCGACCGCGAGCACGCGCTGCTCGAGCGGGCGGCCTGGCTCGTCCGGGACGAGTTCGACGCCGACGTGCGGGTGCAACGCGCCGACGACGGCGCGGCCGGCGGGAAAGCAAGACCTGGGAAACCCGCGATCCGGATCGACTGACGCCGGGGCGACTCGAGCGTACCCGTCTACCCCGTTCCGTCGCGGCCCCGACCTTCGATGTCGAAGGAAAGCAGAGCCTAACGCGGCGGAACGGCGAACGACAAGGACAGCTTTATTCGACCGGATTCGAAAGGGTCGAGACATCATGAAGGGTGGCGGCGACAGTATCGACGGAACGGTCAGGCAGCAGCCGAGTCAGGCGGTCGTCGAAGCCGTCGCGGCCGCGGAAGGGATCTCGTCCGAGGAGCTACGACCACCCGAGTACGAACCGTTACACGCGGTCGTCGATCCCGACGCCCTCGACTCGCTGTTTGCGAGTCACGCCGACGGGCAACCCCGTCCCGGTGGGGCCGTCACTTTCGAATTTTGTGGATACGAGGTCACGGTCGACGAACGCGGGGCGGTCTCGCTCGAGGACGGGGGGAGCGAACCGTAACGGCAGCCCAACGCCCCACACCCCACACCTCTCACCCCACACCATACGCCACGTCGACCACACGACCTTCGCTAGCGGATTACGCCGTCCGGACGGCCGGAACGGCAAGACAGATACGGGACCTCTCCTAACTATCGACGATGGCAACTGCGGACGCGAAACGTCGACTCCGAGAGCGGCCGATCGGCGCAACGGTGGCGTTGACGATCGTCGGGTACGCCCTGGTCGTCGGGACGTTCCTGCTCGACGTACCGCTGTATCCCGACCTGACCCAGGCACAGATCAACCTGCTCACCCACGTGATCGCGGTCATCAACACGGCCACGGTCGCGCTGTTGATCGCCGGCTGGTACTGGATCCGTACGGGCGACGTCGAGAAACACCGGGCGGCGATGGTCGGCGCGTTCTCCCTGATCCTGCTGTTCCTGGTCGTCTACCTGATCAGGGTCGGCGGGGGCGGCGAGAAGCTGTTCGTCGGCCCGCAACGGGTCTACTACGCGTATCTGATCATGCTGGCGATCCACATCGTGCTCTCGATCGTGGCGGTGCCGATCGTCCTCTACGCGTTGCTGCTCGGGCTGACGCACACGCCGTCGGAACTGCGCGAGACGGCACACGCTCGAGTCGGCCGGATCGCGGCCGCGACCTGGATCCTGAGTCTCGTCCTCGGGGTCGTGACCTACGTGTTGCTCAATCACGTCTACGACTACGAGTTCGCGGCGATTATCGTCCCGCTGTTCTAGCGCTCTCCGTCGCGAACGTACCGAACGACGCGTTCGCCCCAGCGGGACTCCTGCTCCGGGCGATCGCTCCAGACCCACTTGCAGTATCGTAAGTGTTCGATACAGTTCTCGTGGGATAACTGCCGACTGCAACCGGGGCACGTAGGCATACTGATACGGACGCCGGCGAGCGGAGAGTAGCTTCCGGTGGCGCTCGCCTCTCGTCGGTCGGAAAGAAAGAACGGCCACCGGAAGCGAGAGTCGCTGTAACCGAAAAACGGGGAAGCCCTTTTCGGGTCGGACATGGCCGTTAGGGTATGCAGTTCGGCGCTGCGGCGATCGGACTCGGCGGACTCGGCCAACTCGCCCTCGAGGTACTCGTCGATCTCGAGGGGGTAGAACTCGTCGCCGGTGCCGACGTGGCTGCCGACGCACGGGACGTCTTCGAACGGGAGTTCGATGCACCGGCGTACGCCGATCACGAGTCGCTGCTCGAGGCGCACGGCGACGAGATCGACGTCGCGGTGATCGTCACGCCCCACACACTCCACTACGAACAGGCCCGGACCTGTCTCGAGGCCGGCACCCACGTCTACCTCGAGAAACCGATGGTGACAGACGTCGGGGACGCGGTCGACCTCCTCGAGACGGCCGACCGCGAGGGGCTCGAAATCCAGGTCGGCTACCAGCGCCACTTCCATCCAGGGTTCGCCGAGATCAAACGGCTGGTCGACAGCGGCCGTATCGGTGACGTTCACACTGCGAACGCGTACCTGGGGCAGAACTGGATCGACCTCCACGAAGGAACCTGGCGAGTCGATCCCTCCCTTTCGGGGGGCGGACAGCTGTACGATTCGGGTTCACACCTGCTCGATGCCTTGCTGTGGATCACGGGCGGGACGCCGAGGAGCGTCGCCGGACACATGGAGTACGCCGACGAGGACGAAGACGACCGGATC of the Halobiforma lacisalsi AJ5 genome contains:
- a CDS encoding Gfo/Idh/MocA family protein, with amino-acid sequence MQFGAAAIGLGGLGQLALEVLVDLEGVELVAGADVAADARDVFEREFDAPAYADHESLLEAHGDEIDVAVIVTPHTLHYEQARTCLEAGTHVYLEKPMVTDVGDAVDLLETADREGLEIQVGYQRHFHPGFAEIKRLVDSGRIGDVHTANAYLGQNWIDLHEGTWRVDPSLSGGGQLYDSGSHLLDALLWITGGTPRSVAGHMEYADEDEDDRIDVNSSLSVRLEADGENQDDGRSILAGVTVSGDGVNLSPSEGYAIWGTDGRVTFDGERIRLEERGATVYESTIEAPTDFTTLTGAKLENFLETIAGDSEPEVPGDVGLQVTALTEAAYRADREKRRIDVQSLIENAREDRL
- a CDS encoding LVIVD repeat-containing protein, with product MQRRTVLRRSGAAVASTLSLPVVGTRSARATAGSSPRVGSGQDESGYEPLGRLEIEGAAEAVVGDDDVAYLATTTGFATVDVSEPAEPELLFLEDDIEVDGDPFLEILDVAVDGDRLVVPGPANRTSGRLFEGFCCYDVSDPAAPELVAEPYETGFHIHNCSLEDDVLYVVGNDPSDNVVVVYDVADGVERIGRWSLLEHEPGWADVDWIARYLHDVSVHDDVAYLAHWNPGTYLLDVSDPAEPEYISHVSETDLQSQRSVENDLEIRHGLPGNDHYATVDETGDLLAVGREAWATGGEEPDGPGGIDLYDVSNSEDPVSRGSIEPLAAADESYDAGLWTTAHNFELRNDRLYAAWYRGGVTIHDVSDPDDPERLAAWRDPHVAGFWTARVLEPGETFVASSTQAIPNAPTEGALYTFPIETGEQADPPSLTDPDAFDLDGVDRDDDGNESAADADDGDDGAEGNADDSIPGFTGTAAGFGLVSVAGGAAALEWVRRRRR
- a CDS encoding HalOD1 output domain-containing protein — protein: MKGGGDSIDGTVRQQPSQAVVEAVAAAEGISSEELRPPEYEPLHAVVDPDALDSLFASHADGQPRPGGAVTFEFCGYEVTVDERGAVSLEDGGSEP
- a CDS encoding DUF420 domain-containing protein, producing MATADAKRRLRERPIGATVALTIVGYALVVGTFLLDVPLYPDLTQAQINLLTHVIAVINTATVALLIAGWYWIRTGDVEKHRAAMVGAFSLILLFLVVYLIRVGGGGEKLFVGPQRVYYAYLIMLAIHIVLSIVAVPIVLYALLLGLTHTPSELRETAHARVGRIAAATWILSLVLGVVTYVLLNHVYDYEFAAIIVPLF
- the leuS gene encoding leucine--tRNA ligase; translation: MTGYDHAQVQEFWQYVWEREDVYELGDDATDPTYVLGMFPYTSGTLHMGHVRNYAIADAYARYRRMCGDDVLHPMGWDAFGLPAENAAYERASDPESWTQACIRRMREELETLGFGYDWSREITTCEPSYYRWNQWLFKRFHEAGLVEYDAATVDWCPDCETVLADAQVVERDGEGGSSDRVCWRCETPVGRRDLDQWFFTITDYADELDAGLDDLEGWPDGVREIQRNWIGRREGARISFEVDLALGGTTAVDVFSARPETIHGATYLAVSPGHDLARALAEEDEDVQAYVDEVRDRGPDEVGYSGIVTDASAINPVTGESLPVYVAGYVLEDVGTGAVMGVPGHNERDYAFAREHDLPIKRVIEPADDGGDGGNADDADDADGEPPYTGHGTLTESGDYTGIGTETARERLLEDYDALEEDVTYRLRDWLISRQRYWGTPIPVVHCDDCGPVLVPDEDLPVELPEFVRTTGNPLEEHASFRETECPECGGPARRETDTMDTFVDSSWYFLRFLSPDLEDAPFDSDRAEEWLPVDVYVGGDEHATLHLLYARFFAKALTDIGLLDCREPFRELESQGTVLYEGEKMSSSKGNAVAPEEYGAETTRLFVLSAAHPEQDFEWTANDVRGAYDLQQTLYGMVTAFVEGESGRSERLPRDEYVDREIDRTIAATTEEYERFRFHRAATEIRELAGLLRRYRGFGPPHEEVNRRGLLTLSALIAPMAPHLGEELWNKLRGDGLVAEADWPDAGEFADDTESAHAPDYRRERRLVETTLEDVRDIVDVAAIDDPERIDLIVADEWKYRTMEFLREGDANADSDRPGDDPQSAVERVADALENDPELDTPTREAIARFLERSDAADARGGSSSGSDSGAAALGPDREHALLERAAWLVRDEFDADVRVQRADDGAAGGKARPGKPAIRID